In Sphingobacteriaceae bacterium, the following proteins share a genomic window:
- a CDS encoding AAA family ATPase, whose amino-acid sequence MSTNYKSDTEAIEAFVAKHKELTAEIGKVIVGQEETVKNVLISIFSRGHCLLVGVPGLAKTLLVNTIADALGLSFNRIQFTPDLMPSDIIGSEILDEQRHFQFIKGPLFSNIILADEINRTPPKTQAALLEAMQERQVTAAGKKYILDNPFFVLATQNPIEQEGTYPLPEAQLDRFMFNVWLDYPKFAEELQVVKLTTSDKKAKLNKVLNAEEIVFFQELIRKIPVADNVIEYAVKLVHKTRLNSEHTTEVAKKYLQWGAGPRASQYLIIGAKCHAAMNGKFSPDIEDVKAIAVPILRHRVVLNYKAEAEGVTVEEIIKQLL is encoded by the coding sequence ATGTCTACAAATTATAAAAGTGATACCGAAGCTATTGAAGCTTTCGTTGCAAAGCACAAAGAACTTACGGCTGAAATTGGAAAAGTAATTGTTGGTCAGGAGGAGACAGTAAAAAATGTCCTGATTTCTATCTTTAGCAGGGGACATTGTTTGTTAGTGGGTGTACCCGGATTAGCGAAAACTTTATTGGTAAATACCATTGCCGATGCTTTGGGTTTGAGTTTTAACCGTATTCAGTTTACTCCCGATTTAATGCCCAGCGATATTATTGGAAGCGAGATTCTTGATGAACAACGTCACTTTCAGTTTATAAAAGGACCTTTGTTTTCAAACATTATTCTTGCCGATGAGATTAACCGTACCCCGCCTAAGACTCAAGCTGCTTTGTTAGAAGCCATGCAGGAGAGACAGGTTACAGCTGCGGGAAAAAAATATATTTTAGATAATCCATTCTTTGTATTGGCAACGCAAAATCCTATAGAGCAGGAGGGAACATACCCTTTGCCGGAAGCGCAGTTAGACAGGTTTATGTTTAATGTATGGTTAGATTATCCAAAATTTGCTGAGGAGTTACAGGTTGTAAAATTGACCACCTCCGATAAAAAAGCAAAATTAAATAAAGTATTAAATGCAGAAGAAATAGTATTCTTCCAGGAATTGATCCGTAAAATTCCGGTAGCGGATAATGTGATTGAGTATGCTGTTAAATTGGTTCATAAAACACGTTTAAATAGTGAGCATACTACAGAAGTGGCTAAAAAGTATTTACAGTGGGGGGCCGGTCCGCGTGCATCTCAGTACCTTATTATTGGCGCAAAATGTCACGCTGCCATGAATGGAAAATTTAGTCCGGATATTGAAGATGTAAAAGCCATTGCAGTGCCTATCCTTCGTCACCGCGTGGTATTAAATTATAAAGCAGAAGCAGAGGGTGTTACTGTAGAAGAAATTATTAAACAATTATTGTAA